Proteins encoded in a region of the Candidatus Obscuribacter sp. genome:
- a CDS encoding alpha/beta hydrolase — MKNRTTILTRLTLFLCIALMGSTNACMAQFYNGNQSNNSRDLTVFYATSRYNESPSGRPLYGGARHLDIGAGSLDYGAINLLRPDQGPACVSATNWNDLRTVMGSRDTYWKQASVGQIAPMSASEFSRQLRDFHGLICVYVHGYDMTFEDTAREMAELVDEYKRRNSNQAILPILFSWPSPGKTADYTGDEANLEWSEKPFRDFIDLLVSEKNSDSYVDLIAHSMGSRYAFAYGVAKSQAPRAVFRNVVLSCADMDYHTAEQKKEDLERCVGRSLYVLTNDSDGPLLTSQALHAQPRLGRPTDNGQTVRQNATGLIGTGASGLLAAKANLIGSGNLFGGSNKSQLFNELKGVANTFLRKDMGSANSQSPEINNWLNQNQYLSREWGTKSRLVDTTGFVTLNMGHRLAWPLVAGLILSDPTYSPFVVTSIHKRPDALLLKQMGGSPRYLYRYDKIDLSRLGQ, encoded by the coding sequence ATGAAAAATAGAACCACAATTTTGACCCGCCTGACCCTATTTTTGTGTATTGCCCTGATGGGCTCCACAAATGCCTGTATGGCTCAGTTTTATAACGGCAATCAAAGCAACAATAGCCGCGATCTCACTGTTTTTTATGCCACCAGTCGCTATAACGAGAGCCCCAGTGGCAGACCCCTCTACGGCGGCGCCAGACACCTTGATATCGGTGCGGGCTCCCTGGACTATGGCGCTATCAACCTTTTAAGACCAGACCAGGGCCCGGCCTGTGTCTCGGCCACCAACTGGAACGACCTGCGCACTGTTATGGGCAGTCGCGATACATATTGGAAGCAAGCCAGTGTCGGTCAGATAGCACCCATGAGTGCATCCGAATTCAGTCGTCAACTGCGTGACTTTCACGGACTTATTTGTGTCTATGTCCATGGCTATGACATGACATTTGAAGACACGGCTAGAGAAATGGCAGAGCTTGTGGACGAATACAAAAGACGCAATAGTAATCAAGCCATATTGCCTATTCTCTTTAGCTGGCCATCACCAGGCAAAACAGCAGACTACACCGGTGACGAGGCCAATCTTGAATGGAGCGAAAAACCATTCAGAGACTTTATTGATCTGCTTGTTTCCGAAAAAAATAGCGACAGCTACGTCGACTTGATAGCACACTCAATGGGTTCAAGATACGCCTTTGCCTATGGCGTAGCAAAATCACAAGCACCACGTGCGGTATTTCGCAATGTCGTATTGTCCTGTGCTGATATGGACTATCACACTGCCGAACAAAAAAAAGAAGATCTTGAACGCTGTGTTGGTCGCTCTCTCTATGTATTGACCAATGATTCTGATGGACCACTTTTGACTTCGCAGGCGCTACACGCTCAGCCGCGTCTGGGTCGACCCACAGACAATGGTCAAACAGTGAGACAAAATGCCACTGGCTTGATAGGCACTGGCGCAAGCGGACTCTTAGCAGCAAAGGCCAATCTAATTGGCAGTGGCAATCTCTTTGGCGGCTCCAACAAGTCACAGCTATTTAACGAGCTAAAAGGTGTAGCAAACACCTTTTTGCGCAAAGACATGGGCAGCGCCAACAGCCAGTCACCCGAAATCAACAACTGGCTCAACCAAAATCAATATTTGAGCCGGGAATGGGGCACGAAGTCGCGACTGGTGGACACAACCGGTTTTGTCACCTTAAACATGGGTCATCGTCTGGCCTGGCCCCTGGTGGCCGGGTTAATACTTTCCGACCCTACTTACAGCCCCTTTGTCGTCACCTCTATTCACAAAAGACCAGACGCTCTGCTGCTCAAACAGATGGGCGGAAGTCCACGGTACCTTTATCGCTATGAC
- a CDS encoding serine/threonine protein kinase: MSDLPIVNQPDSARVSEPAPAIVMGSDPHGTGPLPSERIPITCQLLPTGQVILFTSVLLILSCLSWLFFGGKLGLLTGILPLFILPLIIGASTRLRISLDNGGFIAENGFHREMLYERGIRPWSDLHSVRLRKMQGTEFLLHRLGYGDNHRLVKPTRWQKFKRFLGEGWMHQGFIVFDFKSGGIVAFPLAGFNTQNLEKLFLTVAKYADPIVLNPDVIALQRDILTGGQLQLSESYTRMWEACLAERFEVTNFVPLEAGATLLGNKLTVMMLLTCGGMSSVYLVRDAEGRRLILKEMAAPFEEESQSLAKIKEMFLREAALLGRLKHPGIVAVIDSFVERQRNYLLMEFVPGLTLRQHVKMTGVFSERETLDIAMQIADILVYLHGLNPAVIHRDLTPDNLIISEEERKITLVDFGAANEFIGALTGTLIGKQCYIPPEQFQGRSAPASDLYALGCTIYYILTGLDPEPISQSSPTGCSTALSKLVELLTSQDLHCRPKTAKEVLLSLSTLKAG, translated from the coding sequence ATGAGCGACCTGCCAATAGTCAACCAACCTGATAGTGCGAGAGTAAGCGAGCCGGCGCCGGCCATTGTCATGGGCAGTGATCCGCACGGGACAGGACCTTTGCCCAGTGAGCGCATACCGATTACCTGTCAACTTCTGCCTACTGGACAGGTCATCCTATTTACCTCAGTATTGCTTATTTTGTCCTGTCTATCCTGGCTCTTTTTTGGTGGCAAACTTGGTCTTCTGACGGGCATACTGCCGCTCTTTATTTTGCCCTTAATTATCGGTGCATCTACCAGATTGAGAATTTCTCTAGATAATGGTGGTTTTATTGCCGAGAATGGCTTCCATAGAGAGATGCTCTATGAGCGTGGCATAAGACCCTGGTCTGATTTGCATTCTGTCAGACTGCGCAAAATGCAAGGGACAGAGTTTTTGTTGCATAGGCTGGGCTATGGTGACAATCATAGATTGGTCAAACCAACCAGGTGGCAAAAGTTCAAGCGCTTTTTGGGTGAAGGCTGGATGCACCAGGGTTTTATCGTGTTTGATTTTAAGTCCGGCGGCATTGTTGCCTTTCCTCTGGCTGGATTTAATACACAAAATCTTGAGAAATTATTTTTGACAGTCGCTAAATACGCTGATCCTATTGTGCTCAATCCTGATGTCATTGCCTTGCAGCGCGATATTCTCACTGGCGGTCAATTGCAATTGAGCGAGAGTTATACTCGGATGTGGGAAGCCTGTCTGGCTGAGCGTTTTGAAGTAACCAATTTTGTGCCGCTGGAAGCTGGCGCTACTTTATTGGGCAATAAATTGACTGTGATGATGTTGCTCACCTGTGGTGGCATGTCTTCTGTTTATCTGGTCAGGGACGCTGAAGGCAGACGGCTCATTCTCAAAGAGATGGCGGCACCCTTTGAGGAAGAGTCTCAGTCTCTGGCCAAAATCAAAGAAATGTTTTTAAGAGAAGCGGCACTGCTTGGTCGTCTAAAACATCCTGGCATTGTGGCTGTAATAGATAGCTTTGTGGAGCGCCAGCGCAATTATCTGCTAATGGAGTTTGTACCTGGTTTGACACTGAGGCAGCATGTCAAAATGACTGGTGTCTTTAGTGAGCGCGAGACCCTGGATATAGCCATGCAGATAGCTGATATCCTGGTCTACTTGCACGGGCTCAATCCTGCTGTAATCCACCGTGATCTGACCCCAGACAATTTGATTATCAGTGAAGAAGAACGCAAAATAACTCTAGTTGATTTTGGTGCGGCCAATGAATTTATCGGCGCATTGACAGGCACTCTCATTGGTAAGCAGTGTTACATACCGCCTGAGCAGTTTCAGGGGCGCTCTGCGCCAGCAAGCGACCTCTATGCGCTGGGTTGCACGATTTACTATATTTTGACAGGTTTGGATCCAGAGCCCATCTCCCAGTCATCACCAACTGGATGTAGTACGGCTCTTAGTAAGTTGGTGGAGCTGCTTACCAGTCAGGATCTTCACTGCCGTCCAAAGACTGCAAAAGAAGTACTGCTCAGTCTTTCCACTCTCAAGGCAGGATAG